In one window of Apis mellifera strain DH4 linkage group LG12, Amel_HAv3.1, whole genome shotgun sequence DNA:
- the LOC409554 gene encoding intersectin-1 isoform X1: MATPQTPGMDPWTIQPRERARYREQFDSLKPINGIVTGEQAKEFLLKSQLPPVILGQIWALSDTDSDGKMDINEFSIACKLINLKLRGFEIPKTLPSTLIQSIKSFSANDTNITNLTNGTANVPSQNNVASLVNLCGPPQVPVQPLISGMSIGSVPRPLIAPPPANGPLPGHIIRPVSPMTLPASRQSKQNVAATTHATTYTASKPPARPAPPSVGIVPSTSTTTTTTITTTSSGGPPQRPAPPTNIGANFSPVISGPPPKPAPPSFPNSPVAAGISPVKVSSVSATTVVPSVQSVQSMNASTIGIPSVAPIAPLNTNPTPIAAFGMGQTMPIQSLCTAMIVPITGGSIVPSVASISSGTGVVSTSPVVGLPLVSATTTSGTLVNGVIAQTPVSTSTPLSTIARPPSIDRVGSVDSQHSQHSVGSPQSVEWAVPHQTKLKYTQLFNTWDRTRSGFLSGPQARNIMVQSQLPQQVLAQIWALADMDSDGRLSCDEFVLAMHLCDIAKIGEKIPNTLPTELVPPAFRRQRQSSLTLSQSGTENVDPSAGMPQTSFEDKRKENFEKGQAELERRRKALLEIQRKEQEERERKEREEAEKQEKIRLEQERRRQAEIEKQMQRQKEIEQEKEEQRKRAQEQREAARKEMERQRQLEWEKQKSQELQAQRQKEQDVLLKLKAKNQTLTIELGTLNDKVKELSQKICDTRVGVSSVKSTIDGMRSTRDAQLQEMAALKNKLREQNQRLLALSQEKARIEAKNKLNTAIESAGQEAIKMAFDNKQITLKQMKDKIADLQQQIDVKMADIENNNGQLQDIKTQLETLITDCKNLYVTFEDKKLKVLELRASNDTGAGTDYTTSAWDDSAWNDTSATINDSTWPVNDTTTINTVEETTPGVMKYRALYEFVARNQDEISFQPGDIILVPPVQNAEPGWMAGEIRGHTGWFPESYVEPIDSGTANDNAFIQQDSVEKRTLEGIAEVPENVSDAGSLDEPPPVEPLIPTPGLGTICDIQVTTLYYYHPTMDQHLPFEKGDIIKVDEQQGDWWHGISNSGIKGWFPKSYVKEIVANQNTAIVDGLNEYYVALYPYVSTETGDLTFNQGEVILVTKKEGDWWTGIIGDRNGIFPANYVEKCDVPDQGASVITNISETTTITTTIEDTTTNNHEIATSVNQTILQTEKTAEQLEDERAAAEDRAELPDFTAMAAQQYYKRGRKPEIVQVIAPYEATSSEQLDLQKGQLIMIRKKTDSGWWEGELQARGKKRQIGWFPASYVKPLTSSSNRSTPVSHGYQDSPTDPNIERVMALYPYQAQNEDELSFEKGDVITVLAKDEAAWWKGELNGMSGVFPSNYVSSMFNEMITDLMAGLGSMEKKRQEYIKELIMTEQAYIEDMRLVHEVFEKPLIESLVLTVDEIDKIFVNWRDIIACNDNFLRTLRIRRDNSESGIVRMIGDILCENIPRMSAYIRFCSCQISAAVYLQRLTETIPEFVKVAQICQQDPRTKGMPLSSFLIKPMQRITKYPLIISKILQHTPIDHPDRQYLQEALAKAEEFCIQVNEGVREKENSDRLEWLQTHVACDGLEEQLIFNSLTNSLGPRKLLHFSILHKAKSGKELVGFLTNDFLLFAQPIFTKRSLSNGQQFSFERNENQKFKMYRKPIFLNELFLGDSETNGNINLGFSENTENSKILRLKDHKKPIILLAPTPSECSLWVKRIIEAKKKFMENEKSRLQKQRSKQAQFGACGRILVTVLEGFNLKTITVRRRPVQGKLRLIVKEAEDLVILKKGKCNTFCKVSMGSQEQRTGIVSGTDCPLWDTSMQFQVKDLYEDTLCITVFDKGYYSPDEFLGRAEIRVADIMRDSKDSCGPIQKRIGLHEVEKGSVVLKLDLRLFGNQ; encoded by the exons ATGGCCACCCCTCAAACTCCGG gtaTGGACCCTTGGACAATCCAACCTAGAGAACGTGCAAGATATAGAGAGCAATTTGATTCTCTAAAACCTATCAATGGTATTGTCACTGGAGAGCAAGCAAAAGAATTTTTGCTTAAATCTCAACTTCCACCTGTCATTCTTGGACAAATatg ggCTTTATCAGATACAGATTCAGATGGAAAAAtggatataaatgaatttagtattgcatgtaaattaattaatttgaaattacgaGGTTTTGAAATTCCTAAAACTTTGCCTTCAACTTTAATACAAAGTATAAAGTCATTTTCGGCCA atgatactaatattacaaatttaacaaatggAACTGCTAATGTTCCATCACAGAATAATGTAGCTTCATTAGTGAATTTATGTGGTCCACCACAAGTTCCAGTACAACCTTTGATTAGTGGAATGTCTATAGGATCTGTTCCTCGTCCTCTTATAGCACCTCCACCTGCGAATGGACCATTACCAGGACATATTATTAGACCTGTTTCACCAATGACTTTACCag CATCACGACAAAGTAAACAGAATGTGGCTGCCACTACACATGCCACAACTTACACAGCGTCAAAGCCACCTGCTCGACCTGCACCACCCTCTGTGG gaatcgtgCCTTCTACAAGTACtaccactactactactattaccaCTACTTCTAGTGGTGGTCCTCCTCAAAGACCTGCACCACCCACAAATATCG gagCAAATTTCTCACCCGTTATCAGTGGTCCACCACCAAAACCAGCACCACCTTCATTTCCTAATAGCCCTGTTGCTGCTGGAATTTCACCAGTAAAAGTTTCATCTGTTTCTGCAACAACTGTGGTTCCTTCAGTTCAATCTGTACAATCAATGAATGCATCTACTATAG gTATTCCTTCTGTAGCACCAATTGCACCCTTAAATACAAATCCAACGCCAATTGCTGCTTTTGGTATGGGACAAACAATGCCTATACAATCATTATGTACTGCTATGATTGTTCCAATAACAGGTGGTTCTATCGTACCATCAGTTGCATCAATATCTAGtg GAACTGGTGTAGTATCCACTTCCCCAGTTGTAGGTTTACCTTTAGTATCTGCAACCACAACAAGTGGTACATTAGTAAATGGTGTAATTGCTCAAACACCAGTATCTACAAGTACACCATTAAGTACAATTGCACGTCCACCAAGTATAGATAGAGTTGGCTCAGTTGATTCACAACATAGTCAACATTCAGTAGGTTCCCCACAATCTGTAGAATGGGCAGTACCTcatcaaacaaaattaaaatatactcaATTGTTCAATACTTGGGATAGGACACGATCTGGATTTCTCTCAGGTCCTCAAGCTAGAAATATTATGGTGCAGTCACAGTTACCCCAACAAGTGTTGGCACAAATATG gGCGTTAGCGGATATGGATTCAGATGGTCGTTTAAGTTGTGATGAATTTGTATTAGCAATGCATTTATGTGATATAGCTAAAATTGGTGAAAAAATTCCTAATACACTACCAACTGAACTTGTTCCACCTGCATTCAGACGTCAACGGCAAAGTAGCTTAACACTTTCACAAAGTGGTACAGAAAATGTAGATCCATCAGCAGGTATGCCACag acTTCTTTTGAAGATAAGCGCaaagaaaactttgaaaaaggACAAGCAGAACTAGAACGAAGACGTAAAGCTTTATTAGAAATTCAGCGTAAAGAACAAGAAGAACGCGaacggaaagaaagagaggaagctgaaaaacaagaaaaaattag atTAGAGCAAGAAAGACGAAGACAAGCAGAAATTGAGAAACAAATGCAAagacaaaaagaaattgagcaagaaaaagaagaacaacGAAAACGAGCTCAAGAACAAAGAGAAGCAGCGCGAAA agAAATGGAGAGACAACGACAATTAGAAtgggaaaaacaaaaatctcaAGAACTTCAAGCTCAAAGACAAAAAGAACAAGATGTATTACTTAAATTGAAAGCAAAAAATCAAACATTAACTATTGAATTAGGAACACTT AATGATAAAGTGAAAGAATTATCGCAAAAAATTTGTGATACTCGAGTGGGTGTATCTAGTGTGAAATCAACTATTGATGGAATGCGATCAACACGCGATGCACAATTACAAGAAATGgctgctttaaaaaataaactccgGGAACAAAATCAAAGATTATTAGCCTTGAGCCAAGAAAAAGCTCGGATTGAAGCaaagaacaaattaaatacAGCTATAGAATCGGCAGGTCAAGAAGCTATTAAAATGGCTTTTGATAACAaacaaattactttaaaacaaATGAAGGATAAAATTGCTGATTTACAGCAAcag attgatGTTAAAATGGctgatatagaaaataataacggTCAGCTCCAAGATATTAAAACACAACTGGAAACTTTAATAACTGATTGTAAGAATCTTTATGTAACtttcgaagataaaaaattaaaagttttagaaCTCAGAGCAAGTAATGATACCGGTGCTGGTACTGATTATACAACTTCTGCATGGGATGATAGTGCTTGGAATGATACTTCAGCAACAATTAATGATTCTACTTGGCCCGTTAATGATACGACTACAATTAATACAGTGGAAGAAACTACTCCAGGAGTTATGAAATATAGAGCTTTATATGAATTTGTAGCTAGAAATCAAGATGAAATATCCTTTCAACCTGGTGATATTATTttg gtGCCACCCGTTCAAAACGCAGAACCAGGATGGATGGCAGGTGAAATTCGTGGTCATACTGGTTGGTTCCCTGAATCTTATGTAGAACCAATAGATAGTGGAACCGCAAATGATAATGCTTTCATACAACAAGATAGTGTGGAAAAGAGAACATTAGA agGAATTGCTGAAGTTCCTGAAAACGTATCTGACGCTGGATCACTTGATGAACCTCCTCCTGTCGAACCTCTTATACCTACTCCGGGATTAGGCACAATATGTGATATACAAGTAacaactttatattattatcatcctaCAATGGATCAACATCTTCCTTTTGAGAAGGGAGATATCATTAAAGTTGATGAACAGCAA GGTGATTGGTGGCATGGTATATCCAATAGCGGAATTAAAGGATGGTTCCCAAAATCTTATGTGAAAGAAATTGTTGCTAATCAAAATACAGCAATAGTCGATGgtcttaatgaatattatgtaGCGTTATATCCATATGTTTCTACAGAAACTGgagatttaacttttaatcaaGGAGAAGTTATATTAGTCACTAAGAAAGAAGGTGATTGGTGGACAGGCATTATAGGAGatagaaatggaatttttcctGCCAATTATGTAGAAAAATGCGATGTTCCAGACCAA gGTGCCTCTGTAATTACTAATATATCTGAAACAACTACAATTACTACGACAATTGAGGATACAACCACAAATAATCATGAAATAGCTACTTCAGTCAACCAAACAATATTG CAAACAGAGAAAACCGCTGAGCAGCTCGAAGATGAAAGAGCAGCCGCGGAAGATAGAGCAGAATTGCCAGATTTTACTGCAATGGCTGCACAAcag TATTATAAg agaggaagaaaacCTGAAATTGTACAAGTCATTGCACCTTATGAAGCTACTAGTTCTGAACAATTAGATTTACAAAAAGgacaattaataatgattcgtAAAAAGACAGATAGTGGTTGGTGGGAAGGGGAATTACAA gCACGTGgtaaaaaaagacaaattgGTTGGTTCCCAGCATCTTATGTTAAACCTTTAACTAGTAGTAGTAATCGAAGTACACCTGTTTCTCATGGATATCAAGACTCTCCTACAGATCCAAATATTG agcgCGTTATGGCATTATATCCGTATCAAGCACAAAATGAAGATGAATTAAGTTTCGAAAAAGGTGATGTTATAACCGTACTTGCAAAAGACGAAGCAGCATGGTGGAAAGGCGAATTAAACGGAATGTCTGGTGTTTTTCCCAGTAATTATGTATCTTCTATgt TTAATGAGATGATAACTGACTTAATGGCTGGATTGGGTTCCATGGAAAAAAAACGACAAGAATACATTAAAGAACTTATCATGACTGAACAAGCATATATAGAAGATATGAGGCTTGTTCATgag gTATTTGAAAAACCTCTTATTGAAAGTTTAGTTTTAACAGTGgatgaaatagataaaatatttgttaactgGAGAGATATTATTGCatgtaatgataattttttgag AACATTACGAATACGACGAGATAATAGCGAAAGTGGGATTGTAAGAATGATTGGAGatattttatgtgaaaat atTCCTAGAATGTCAGCATACATAAGATTTTGTAGTTGTCAGATATCTGCTGCTGTATATCTTCAAAGATTGACTGAAACTATACCGGAATTTGTTAAAGTTGCTCAAATTTGTCAACAAGATCCACGTACAAAAGGAATGCCTTTAAGTTCTTTCCTCATAAAACCAATGCAAAGAATAACAAAGTATCCTCTTATTATTAGCAAA ATTTTGCAACATACTCCGATTGATCATCCTGATAGGCAATATCTTCAAGAAGCATTAGCTAAAGCAGAAGAATTTTGTATTCAG gTAAATGAAGGAgttagagaaaaagaaaatagtgaTAGATTAGAATGGCTTCAAACACACGTGGCTTGTGATGGTCTTGAAGAacaacttatttttaattctttaaccAATTCTTTAGGTCCACGAAAACTTCTTCATTTTAGTATACTCCATAAG gcaAAAAGTGGAAAAGAACTTGTTGGATTTCTTACaaacgattttttattatttgctcaACCAATATTTACCAAAAGATCTTTATCTAATGGacaacaattttcatttgagagaaatgaaaatcaaaaatttaagatgTATAGAAAg ccaATATTCTTAAATGAGTTATTTTTGGGTGATTCAGAGACAAatggtaatattaatttaggtTTTAGCGAAAATACAGAAAACTCTAAAATACTCAGATTAAAAGATCACAAAAaaccaataatattattagcaCCCACCCCAAGTGAATGTTCATTATGggttaaaagaattatagaagcaaaaaaaaaatttatggaaaatgaaaaatcacgtTTGCAAAAACAAAGATCAa AGCAGGCGCAATTTGGAGCTTGTGGCAGAATTCTTGTTACAGTGCTTGAAGGTTTCAATTTAAAGACAATAACTG TTCGCAGAAGACCAGTTCAAGGTAAACTTCGATTAATAGTTAAGGAAGCTGAAGATTTAGTTATATTGAAGaaag GAAAATGTAATACATTTTGTAAAGTTAGTATGGGTTCGCAAGAACAAAGAACAGGCATTGTATCAGGAACTGATTGTCCTTTGTGGGATACATCAATGCAATTTCAAGTTAAAGATTTATACGAAGATACATTGTGTATTACAGTTTTTGATAAAGGCTATTATAGTCCAGAtg aatttcttGGACGAGCAGAAATAAGAGTTGCTGACATAATGCGAGATAGCAAGGATTCTTGTGGACCAATACAAAAACGAATAGGATTACATGAAGTCGAAAAAGGTAGCGttgtattaaaattggatTTGCGACTCTTTGGTAATCAATAA
- the LOC409554 gene encoding intersectin-1 isoform X3 produces MATPQTPGMDPWTIQPRERARYREQFDSLKPINGIVTGEQAKEFLLKSQLPPVILGQIWALSDTDSDGKMDINEFSIACKLINLKLRGFEIPKTLPSTLIQSIKSFSANDTNITNLTNGTANVPSQNNVASLVNLCGPPQVPVQPLISGMSIGSVPRPLIAPPPANGPLPGHIIRPVSPMTLPASRQSKQNVAATTHATTYTASKPPARPAPPSVGIVPSTSTTTTTTITTTSSGGPPQRPAPPTNIGANFSPVISGPPPKPAPPSFPNSPVAAGISPVKVSSVSATTVVPSVQSVQSMNASTIGIPSVAPIAPLNTNPTPIAAFGMGQTMPIQSLCTAMIVPITGGSIVPSVASISSGTGVVSTSPVVGLPLVSATTTSGTLVNGVIAQTPVSTSTPLSTIARPPSIDRVGSVDSQHSQHSVGSPQSVEWAVPHQTKLKYTQLFNTWDRTRSGFLSGPQARNIMVQSQLPQQVLAQIWALADMDSDGRLSCDEFVLAMHLCDIAKIGEKIPNTLPTELVPPAFRRQRQSSLTLSQSGTENVDPSAGMPQTSFEDKRKENFEKGQAELERRRKALLEIQRKEQEERERKEREEAEKQEKIRLEQERRRQAEIEKQMQRQKEIEQEKEEQRKRAQEQREAARKEMERQRQLEWEKQKSQELQAQRQKEQDVLLKLKAKNQTLTIELGTLNDKVKELSQKICDTRVGVSSVKSTIDGMRSTRDAQLQEMAALKNKLREQNQRLLALSQEKARIEAKNKLNTAIESAGQEAIKMAFDNKQITLKQMKDKIADLQQQIDVKMADIENNNGQLQDIKTQLETLITDCKNLYVTFEDKKLKVLELRASNDTGAGTDYTTSAWDDSAWNDTSATINDSTWPVNDTTTINTVEETTPGVMKYRALYEFVARNQDEISFQPGDIILVPPVQNAEPGWMAGEIRGHTGWFPESYVEPIDSGTANDNAFIQQDSVEKRTLEGIAEVPENVSDAGSLDEPPPVEPLIPTPGLGTICDIQVTTLYYYHPTMDQHLPFEKGDIIKVDEQQGDWWHGISNSGIKGWFPKSYVKEIVANQNTAIVDGLNEYYVALYPYVSTETGDLTFNQGEVILVTKKEGDWWTGIIGDRNGIFPANYVEKCDVPDQGASVITNISETTTITTTIEDTTTNNHEIATSVNQTILQTEKTAEQLEDERAAAEDRAELPDFTAMAAQQYYKRGRKPEIVQVIAPYEATSSEQLDLQKGQLIMIRKKTDSGWWEGELQARGKKRQIGWFPASYVKPLTSSSNRSTPVSHGYQDSPTDPNIERVMALYPYQAQNEDELSFEKGDVITVLAKDEAAWWKGELNGMSGVFPSNYVSSMFNEMITDLMAGLGSMEKKRQEYIKELIMTEQAYIEDMRLVHEVFEKPLIESLVLTVDEIDKIFVNWRDIIACNDNFLRTLRIRRDNSESGIVRMIGDILCENIPRMSAYIRFCSCQISAAVYLQRLTETIPEFVKVAQICQQDPRTKGMPLSSFLIKPMQRITKYPLIISKILQHTPIDHPDRQYLQEALAKAEEFCIQVNEGVREKENSDRLEWLQTHVACDGLEEQLIFNSLTNSLGPRKLLHFSILHKAKSGKELVGFLTNDFLLFAQPIFTKRSLSNGQQFSFERNENQKFKMYRKPIFLNELFLGDSETNGNINLGFSENTENSKILRLKDHKKPIILLAPTPSECSLWVKRIIEAKKKFMENEKSRLQKQRSKQAQFGACGRILVTVLEGFNLKTITGKCNTFCKVSMGSQEQRTGIVSGTDCPLWDTSMQFQVKDLYEDTLCITVFDKGYYSPDEFLGRAEIRVADIMRDSKDSCGPIQKRIGLHEVEKGSVVLKLDLRLFGNQ; encoded by the exons ATGGCCACCCCTCAAACTCCGG gtaTGGACCCTTGGACAATCCAACCTAGAGAACGTGCAAGATATAGAGAGCAATTTGATTCTCTAAAACCTATCAATGGTATTGTCACTGGAGAGCAAGCAAAAGAATTTTTGCTTAAATCTCAACTTCCACCTGTCATTCTTGGACAAATatg ggCTTTATCAGATACAGATTCAGATGGAAAAAtggatataaatgaatttagtattgcatgtaaattaattaatttgaaattacgaGGTTTTGAAATTCCTAAAACTTTGCCTTCAACTTTAATACAAAGTATAAAGTCATTTTCGGCCA atgatactaatattacaaatttaacaaatggAACTGCTAATGTTCCATCACAGAATAATGTAGCTTCATTAGTGAATTTATGTGGTCCACCACAAGTTCCAGTACAACCTTTGATTAGTGGAATGTCTATAGGATCTGTTCCTCGTCCTCTTATAGCACCTCCACCTGCGAATGGACCATTACCAGGACATATTATTAGACCTGTTTCACCAATGACTTTACCag CATCACGACAAAGTAAACAGAATGTGGCTGCCACTACACATGCCACAACTTACACAGCGTCAAAGCCACCTGCTCGACCTGCACCACCCTCTGTGG gaatcgtgCCTTCTACAAGTACtaccactactactactattaccaCTACTTCTAGTGGTGGTCCTCCTCAAAGACCTGCACCACCCACAAATATCG gagCAAATTTCTCACCCGTTATCAGTGGTCCACCACCAAAACCAGCACCACCTTCATTTCCTAATAGCCCTGTTGCTGCTGGAATTTCACCAGTAAAAGTTTCATCTGTTTCTGCAACAACTGTGGTTCCTTCAGTTCAATCTGTACAATCAATGAATGCATCTACTATAG gTATTCCTTCTGTAGCACCAATTGCACCCTTAAATACAAATCCAACGCCAATTGCTGCTTTTGGTATGGGACAAACAATGCCTATACAATCATTATGTACTGCTATGATTGTTCCAATAACAGGTGGTTCTATCGTACCATCAGTTGCATCAATATCTAGtg GAACTGGTGTAGTATCCACTTCCCCAGTTGTAGGTTTACCTTTAGTATCTGCAACCACAACAAGTGGTACATTAGTAAATGGTGTAATTGCTCAAACACCAGTATCTACAAGTACACCATTAAGTACAATTGCACGTCCACCAAGTATAGATAGAGTTGGCTCAGTTGATTCACAACATAGTCAACATTCAGTAGGTTCCCCACAATCTGTAGAATGGGCAGTACCTcatcaaacaaaattaaaatatactcaATTGTTCAATACTTGGGATAGGACACGATCTGGATTTCTCTCAGGTCCTCAAGCTAGAAATATTATGGTGCAGTCACAGTTACCCCAACAAGTGTTGGCACAAATATG gGCGTTAGCGGATATGGATTCAGATGGTCGTTTAAGTTGTGATGAATTTGTATTAGCAATGCATTTATGTGATATAGCTAAAATTGGTGAAAAAATTCCTAATACACTACCAACTGAACTTGTTCCACCTGCATTCAGACGTCAACGGCAAAGTAGCTTAACACTTTCACAAAGTGGTACAGAAAATGTAGATCCATCAGCAGGTATGCCACag acTTCTTTTGAAGATAAGCGCaaagaaaactttgaaaaaggACAAGCAGAACTAGAACGAAGACGTAAAGCTTTATTAGAAATTCAGCGTAAAGAACAAGAAGAACGCGaacggaaagaaagagaggaagctgaaaaacaagaaaaaattag atTAGAGCAAGAAAGACGAAGACAAGCAGAAATTGAGAAACAAATGCAAagacaaaaagaaattgagcaagaaaaagaagaacaacGAAAACGAGCTCAAGAACAAAGAGAAGCAGCGCGAAA agAAATGGAGAGACAACGACAATTAGAAtgggaaaaacaaaaatctcaAGAACTTCAAGCTCAAAGACAAAAAGAACAAGATGTATTACTTAAATTGAAAGCAAAAAATCAAACATTAACTATTGAATTAGGAACACTT AATGATAAAGTGAAAGAATTATCGCAAAAAATTTGTGATACTCGAGTGGGTGTATCTAGTGTGAAATCAACTATTGATGGAATGCGATCAACACGCGATGCACAATTACAAGAAATGgctgctttaaaaaataaactccgGGAACAAAATCAAAGATTATTAGCCTTGAGCCAAGAAAAAGCTCGGATTGAAGCaaagaacaaattaaatacAGCTATAGAATCGGCAGGTCAAGAAGCTATTAAAATGGCTTTTGATAACAaacaaattactttaaaacaaATGAAGGATAAAATTGCTGATTTACAGCAAcag attgatGTTAAAATGGctgatatagaaaataataacggTCAGCTCCAAGATATTAAAACACAACTGGAAACTTTAATAACTGATTGTAAGAATCTTTATGTAACtttcgaagataaaaaattaaaagttttagaaCTCAGAGCAAGTAATGATACCGGTGCTGGTACTGATTATACAACTTCTGCATGGGATGATAGTGCTTGGAATGATACTTCAGCAACAATTAATGATTCTACTTGGCCCGTTAATGATACGACTACAATTAATACAGTGGAAGAAACTACTCCAGGAGTTATGAAATATAGAGCTTTATATGAATTTGTAGCTAGAAATCAAGATGAAATATCCTTTCAACCTGGTGATATTATTttg gtGCCACCCGTTCAAAACGCAGAACCAGGATGGATGGCAGGTGAAATTCGTGGTCATACTGGTTGGTTCCCTGAATCTTATGTAGAACCAATAGATAGTGGAACCGCAAATGATAATGCTTTCATACAACAAGATAGTGTGGAAAAGAGAACATTAGA agGAATTGCTGAAGTTCCTGAAAACGTATCTGACGCTGGATCACTTGATGAACCTCCTCCTGTCGAACCTCTTATACCTACTCCGGGATTAGGCACAATATGTGATATACAAGTAacaactttatattattatcatcctaCAATGGATCAACATCTTCCTTTTGAGAAGGGAGATATCATTAAAGTTGATGAACAGCAA GGTGATTGGTGGCATGGTATATCCAATAGCGGAATTAAAGGATGGTTCCCAAAATCTTATGTGAAAGAAATTGTTGCTAATCAAAATACAGCAATAGTCGATGgtcttaatgaatattatgtaGCGTTATATCCATATGTTTCTACAGAAACTGgagatttaacttttaatcaaGGAGAAGTTATATTAGTCACTAAGAAAGAAGGTGATTGGTGGACAGGCATTATAGGAGatagaaatggaatttttcctGCCAATTATGTAGAAAAATGCGATGTTCCAGACCAA gGTGCCTCTGTAATTACTAATATATCTGAAACAACTACAATTACTACGACAATTGAGGATACAACCACAAATAATCATGAAATAGCTACTTCAGTCAACCAAACAATATTG CAAACAGAGAAAACCGCTGAGCAGCTCGAAGATGAAAGAGCAGCCGCGGAAGATAGAGCAGAATTGCCAGATTTTACTGCAATGGCTGCACAAcag TATTATAAg agaggaagaaaacCTGAAATTGTACAAGTCATTGCACCTTATGAAGCTACTAGTTCTGAACAATTAGATTTACAAAAAGgacaattaataatgattcgtAAAAAGACAGATAGTGGTTGGTGGGAAGGGGAATTACAA gCACGTGgtaaaaaaagacaaattgGTTGGTTCCCAGCATCTTATGTTAAACCTTTAACTAGTAGTAGTAATCGAAGTACACCTGTTTCTCATGGATATCAAGACTCTCCTACAGATCCAAATATTG agcgCGTTATGGCATTATATCCGTATCAAGCACAAAATGAAGATGAATTAAGTTTCGAAAAAGGTGATGTTATAACCGTACTTGCAAAAGACGAAGCAGCATGGTGGAAAGGCGAATTAAACGGAATGTCTGGTGTTTTTCCCAGTAATTATGTATCTTCTATgt TTAATGAGATGATAACTGACTTAATGGCTGGATTGGGTTCCATGGAAAAAAAACGACAAGAATACATTAAAGAACTTATCATGACTGAACAAGCATATATAGAAGATATGAGGCTTGTTCATgag gTATTTGAAAAACCTCTTATTGAAAGTTTAGTTTTAACAGTGgatgaaatagataaaatatttgttaactgGAGAGATATTATTGCatgtaatgataattttttgag AACATTACGAATACGACGAGATAATAGCGAAAGTGGGATTGTAAGAATGATTGGAGatattttatgtgaaaat atTCCTAGAATGTCAGCATACATAAGATTTTGTAGTTGTCAGATATCTGCTGCTGTATATCTTCAAAGATTGACTGAAACTATACCGGAATTTGTTAAAGTTGCTCAAATTTGTCAACAAGATCCACGTACAAAAGGAATGCCTTTAAGTTCTTTCCTCATAAAACCAATGCAAAGAATAACAAAGTATCCTCTTATTATTAGCAAA ATTTTGCAACATACTCCGATTGATCATCCTGATAGGCAATATCTTCAAGAAGCATTAGCTAAAGCAGAAGAATTTTGTATTCAG gTAAATGAAGGAgttagagaaaaagaaaatagtgaTAGATTAGAATGGCTTCAAACACACGTGGCTTGTGATGGTCTTGAAGAacaacttatttttaattctttaaccAATTCTTTAGGTCCACGAAAACTTCTTCATTTTAGTATACTCCATAAG gcaAAAAGTGGAAAAGAACTTGTTGGATTTCTTACaaacgattttttattatttgctcaACCAATATTTACCAAAAGATCTTTATCTAATGGacaacaattttcatttgagagaaatgaaaatcaaaaatttaagatgTATAGAAAg ccaATATTCTTAAATGAGTTATTTTTGGGTGATTCAGAGACAAatggtaatattaatttaggtTTTAGCGAAAATACAGAAAACTCTAAAATACTCAGATTAAAAGATCACAAAAaaccaataatattattagcaCCCACCCCAAGTGAATGTTCATTATGggttaaaagaattatagaagcaaaaaaaaaatttatggaaaatgaaaaatcacgtTTGCAAAAACAAAGATCAa AGCAGGCGCAATTTGGAGCTTGTGGCAGAATTCTTGTTACAGTGCTTGAAGGTTTCAATTTAAAGACAATAACTG GAAAATGTAATACATTTTGTAAAGTTAGTATGGGTTCGCAAGAACAAAGAACAGGCATTGTATCAGGAACTGATTGTCCTTTGTGGGATACATCAATGCAATTTCAAGTTAAAGATTTATACGAAGATACATTGTGTATTACAGTTTTTGATAAAGGCTATTATAGTCCAGAtg aatttcttGGACGAGCAGAAATAAGAGTTGCTGACATAATGCGAGATAGCAAGGATTCTTGTGGACCAATACAAAAACGAATAGGATTACATGAAGTCGAAAAAGGTAGCGttgtattaaaattggatTTGCGACTCTTTGGTAATCAATAA